From the Oncorhynchus nerka isolate Pitt River linkage group LG20, Oner_Uvic_2.0, whole genome shotgun sequence genome, one window contains:
- the LOC115101751 gene encoding transcription factor MafB-like, with amino-acid sequence MFFFRFFFRFLLFYLSEWSCMQQHTSLQHWRKSYCMRQESGEQTLIIKKCVFATLANTFANLKKSRGSTMSAELSMVPELPNSPLALEYVNDFDLMKFDVKKEGLTGLGRAGVRQCTRLQPQGSVSSTPISTPCSSVPSSPSFSPREQNNHLEELCWMPNSGYHQQIDPQTLSLTPEDAVEALIGATTHSHAPTPHVQQQSSFDGYRGPHHHNPHDQPQQHYHPYGGGIPHHPDELPGHQAGHSHPHTQHHHHSHDPDSPSPVSPDSHQALHHHQHDHQGQQGSGNVEDRFSDDQLVSMSVRELNRHLRVFTKDEVIHLKQKRRTLKNRGYAQSCRFKRVQQKHVLENEKTHLINQVGALKAEINRLARERDAYKLKCEKLTGTGTNNRIREAGSTRDNPSPPEFFMSTQQTTQS; translated from the exons ATGTTTTTTTTCCGCTTTTTTTTTCGATTTCTACTTTTTTACCTCTCCGAATGGAGTTGCATGCAACAGCACACAAGTCTGCAGCATTGGAGGAAAAGCTACTGCATGAGACAAGAGAGTGGAGAACAGACGCTTATTATTAAGAAGTGTGTTTTTGCGACGCTGGCAAACACCTTCGCCAATCTGAAGAAAAGTCGTGGCAGCACCATGAGCGCAGAGCTGAGCATGGTCCCAGAGCTCCCCAACAGCCCTCTGGCTCTGGAATACGTCAACGACTTTGACCTAATGAAGTTTGACGTGAAGAAGGAAGGTCTGACCGGGCTGGGACGTGCCGGGGTGCGCCAGTGTACTCGGCTTCAGCCCCAGGGCTCTGTGTCCTCCACCCCCATCAGCACACCATGCAGCTCGGTGCCTTCCTCACCCAGCTTCAGCCCCAGAGAGCAGAATAACCATCTGGAGGAGCTCTGCTGGATGCCCAACAGTGGGTACCACCAGCAGATCGACCCACAGACGCTGAGTCTGACCCCGGAGGACGCAGTGGAGGCCCTGATTGGAGCCACGACCCATAGCCACGCCCCGACCCCGCATGTCCAGCAGCAGAGCAGCTTCGATGGCTACAGAGGGCCTCACCACCACAACCCCCATGACCAACCCCAACAGCATTACCATCCCTATGGGGGAGGCATTCCGCACCACCCAGATGAACTGCCTGGACACCAGGCGGGGCACAGCCACCCACAtacccagcaccaccaccacagccATGACCCAGACAGCCCGTCCCCCGTCTCCCCAGACTCCCACCAagccctccaccaccaccaacacgaCCACCAGGGGCAACAAGGCTCAGGCAATGTAGAGGACCGATTCTCTGACGACCAGCTGGTGTCCATGTCTGTGAGGGAGCTGAACAGGCACCTGCGGGTGTTCACCAAGGACGAGGTCATCCATCTCAAGCAGAAGAGGCGGACCCTAAAAAACAGGGGCTACGCACAGTCCTGCCGCTTCAAGCGGGTGCAGCAGAAACACGTCCTGGAGAACGAGAAGACTCATCTGATAAACCAGGTGGGGGCACTCAAGGCGGAGATCAATCGGCTGGCGCGCGAGAGGGACGCCTACAAACTAAAGTGCGAGAAACTGACGGGAACGGGAACGAATAACAGGATCCGGGAGGCTGGGTCCACAAGGGACAATCCATCACCTCCAGAGTTTTTCAT GTCTACACAACAAACAACGCAGAGTTGA